TTGAGTTTGACTGATAAGAGCGGGGTATTTGATCAAACCCAATAGAGTGCGGCGCGATAAATTCATGCCGAAATGTTCGGTATACGGCTCCAGTTGGGTCACAATGCGAAAGGTCTGCGCGTTGCCCTCAAAGCCCCCGTGGTTGCGCATCATGTAGTTCAACGCGATTTCACCGCCATGCCCATAGGGAGGATGGCCGATATCATGAGCAAGGCAAAGTGAGTCGATCAAGCTTTCAGTTGGCAGCAGATCGCGAAACTCCGCTTGTTTCTTCTTAATTTGCGCGACAATGCCGCTACCCAGTTGCGCTGCTTCTAGCGAATGGGTGAGGCGAGTGCGGTGAAAATCTTCCAGACTGTTGCCATGCACTTGGGTTTTGGCTTGCAGGCGACGAAAAGCGGCCGAGTGCAGTATTCGCGCCCGGTCACGTTGATAGGGACTGCGGTGATCGTCTCTGCGGATCTTATGTTCATCATCATGGCGTTCCAGCCATTGTGGGCTAAGGGTTACTTGCACTGTCTTGCTCCGCTTGGGAATTAACTGATTTCGTCGAGCGATAACTCGAAACTGGGGGCAAAGGTCTGCAGGAAATAGACCATTTCCGGCGTGTCACGCTCGGCCAAAGTGATGTCTAGTCGTTTCTTAGCCAAGGCAAATTCGTGATTGCCAGCACTGAGCTCTTCTAAACATTTTAGGTAGGCGCAGATCGAGTCGGCTTGCTTTACGATGTTGGCTTCGTCTTGCGGTGCTTCTTCTGAGAGTAGGAAAGGACGAAAATCGTCCTGAAACTCTTCAGGCAGCATCGACAGGAGCTTTTTTTCCGCCGCTGCTTCGATCTTTTTATACTCTTTGGCAATGTCAGGATTGTAGTACTTCACTGGCGTTGGCAAATCCCCAGTCAATACTTCGCTGGTGTCATGGTACATCGCCATCAACGCGATCCGTTCTGGGTTGACATTGCCAGCGAATTTTTTGTTTTTAATCAGTGCCAAGGCGTGGGCGACAAACGCCACTTGCAGGCTGTGTTCCGAGACGTTTTCGGTGGAGACAGAGCGCATGAGCGGCCAGCGTTGGATTAGCTTCATTCTGGCGAGATGGGCAAAAAAATGGCTTTCTTTCATCACAGACCTCATCGACAGCAAAAAGGAAAAGGTGTTCCAGATGGAACACCTTTAAGCATATGAAAGTTTTACACTAATTACTACTGTCGATAAGTGTGTAAGAAACGTTCGAAACGGCCGATCGCGGTTTCGAGATCTTCAATGTGTGGCAGAGTCACGATACGAAAGTGGTCAGGTTTTGGCCAGTTAAAGCCTGTTCCTTGCACTAACAGCACTTTTTCTTGTACTAGGAAGTCGAATACCATCTTCTGATCGTCGGTAATGTTGTACTTTTTCACGTCGATTTTCGGGAAGAGGTACATCGCGCCTTTTGGTTTAACGCACGACACACCGGGAATTTGATTGATCAGTTCCCACGCGCGATCACGCTGTTCCAGCAAACGTCCGCCCGGCAAAATGAGCTCATTAATGCTCTGATACCCCCCGAGCGCAGTCTGGATGGCGTGCTGCATGGGTACGTTGGCACATAAGCGCATCGACGCCAGCATGTCCAACCCATTGATGTAACCCTGAGCCAAGTGCTTTGGTCCGGTGAGGAACATCCAACCGCCACGGAAACCGCACACACGATAAGCTTTCGACAGACCGTTAAACGTCATCACCAGCACATCGTCAGTCAGTGTCGCAACCGAGGTGTGCACGGCACCGTCGTACAGCACTTTGTCATAGATTTCATCGGCAAAAATCATCAGTTTGTGCTGGCGAGCAATTTCGATCATTTGCAGTAGAAAATCCCGACTGTAGACGGCGCCTGTCGGATTATTGGGGTTGATTAGCACGATGCCGCGCGTCTTAGGCGTGATTTTCTTTTTCATGTCTTCGAGATCAGGATACCAATCCGACTCTTCGTCACATAAATAGTGCACCGCTTTGCCGCCAGAAAGCGATACAGCCGCCGTCCACAGTGGGTAGTCCGGTGCTGGCACTAACATTTCATCACCGTTGTTCAGCAGTGCTTGCATCGCCATCACAATCAGTTCAGACACACCGTTACCCACGTAGACATCTTCGACATCGAGCGAACGAATTCCCTTGCGTTGATAATGCTGTACAACTGCTTTGCGTGCGGAGTAGATACCTTTGGAATCGCAGTAGCCCTGAGAGGTTGGCAGATTACGAATCACATCGACCAGAATTTCATCAGGGGCGTCAAAGCCAAACGGGGCGGGGTTTCCGATATTGAGTTTAAGGATTTTATGCCCTTCTTCTTCCATGCGTTTAGCATGTTTGAGTACCGGACCCCTGATGTCATAGCAGACATTATCAAGTTTTGACGACATCCCGATATTTTGCATTGTATAATTCCTGAAAAATCGATAATTTCTTTATTAAAGCACACTAACTTGACATTCTTTAGGATAAAAATCTACAGCAAAGTGCAATTAACCCTAAAGTTTCTGTAATACGCACTTTGTGTGTTTGAAAGAGCGCGAACGAATGAGCGCCTGTTATCACAGGATCTGGTAAAAGATGTCCTACAACCTTGATTTGATCAGGGTCTATCAATAGAGTAGCGACAGTATTTCTTTATCCTCTAATGTTCGAGGTAGATTTGTCGTATTTTCATCAAGCCATTGGCCAACTGATTGAACGAGTCAAAAATGCTGGAGAGGACGAGAGCCGTCTGATTGAGCCCATCGACACCGCGCTGAAATTCACCTTAATTGATTGGCTTGAAGCGCAGCCTATTTTCCCTAAATTCTATTGGCATTCTCGTGATGGCCGCGAACAGGTGGTGGCGCTTGGCCAACTGCATACGTTTACCGAGCCAGCACCTGCTTACGCAATTTTGGCCCCTGGGCAGCGGGTTTGGGGAGGGCGTTCATTTGATGGACTGAGTGAGAAAAATCGTCGCTGCATGTCCTCATTTTTCTTTTTGCCACAGATCGAACTACTTCAACAAGATGGCAAGCTTTCCCTTGCGGTCAATTTGGGCGCTGAGCGTTCCCGCTTACTGGCAAGTTTACGCAAGCTGGTGTGCGACATTTCGCTACTGGCGCCGCTGGCTGCGCACATTTGCCACATCGATCATTTGCCAAGTCAGGATCAGTGGCAGAGTTTGGTAGATAAGGTGCTGCATGGCATTGAGCAAAATGCTTTTAAGAAAGTGGTGCTGGCGCGTAAAACCAGCGTGCAGCTTGATACGCCACTGTGCGCCTCGCAGCTGCTTAAAGCCAGTGCTCAGCACAATCACCACAGTTTTCATTTCATGTTAAGCCTAGATAGAAAACACAGTTTCATCGGCTCAACGCCAGAGCGGCTCTATCTCAGACACGATAGAGAACTGCATACCGAAGCGTTAGCTGGGACGATTGGCCGCGGCGTTAATGCCACGCACGATCTCGAACTAGCCAATTGGCTGGCGCAAGATGCTAAAAACCTCAACGAAAACCAATATGTGGTGGATGATATAGTCGAGCGTTTGACACCACATGCCGAGACGGTGCAAGTGGAAGCGGATCCGCGTTTGGTTCGTTTGCGCAAAGTGCAGCATTTAAAGCGTGATATTCACGCGCGTCTCAAAGAGGGGGTCAATGGCGTACAGCTTCTCTCGGCGCTGCAACCGACGGCGGCGGTGGCTGGATTGCCTCGTCAGGCATCGATGCAGTTTATTCTCGACAATGAACCATTTTCTCGCGGCTGGTATGCCGGTTCGGTCGGCTATTTGAGCCACGATAAAGCGGAGTTCTGTGTCGCTATTCGTAGTGCATTGATTGTCGATGACGAGTTACAACTGTTTGCGGGCGCAGGTATTGTCCCCGGTTCGATTGCTGAGCACGAATGGGCCGAGTTGGACAAGAAAATGTCCACCTTATTGTCGCTCATCGCAGAGTACCCACCGCTGGGTGTTGCTTCATGAAACACGACCAAGCGTTATTAAATCGGGTTTGGTGCCAAGTTCTGCTGGAAGAACTGCGCCGTTTTGGTGTGCAACAGGTGTGCGTAGCTCCGGGCTCTCGCTCGACGCCGTTGACCTTAGAAGCCGACGCCAACCCGAATCTCCATTTGCACACCCATTTTGATGAACGTGGATTGGGCTATTTGGCTCTCGGCTTAGCCAAAGCCAGTGGTAAGCCAGTAGCGATCATTGTCACTTCGGGAACCGCCGTCGCCAATTTGCTGCCAGCGGTGGCAGAAGCGGGCCTAACCGGGGAGAAACTGGTGCTGCTTACGGCCGATCGGCCTGTCGAGCTGGTGGATTGTGGCGCCAATCAAGCGATTCGCCAAGTAGGCATTTTCGCTCCCCATGTTTGCGCCGAGCTGGATTTGCCTAGCCCTACCACCTCGATTGGTCTGCCTTGGCTGCTGACTTCGGTTGATCAAGTCATGCACCGTCAAGCGGCCGCCGGGCACGCGGTGCACATCAATTGTCCTTTCCCTGAACCACTGTATTCTGATGGCAACAAAGCGCTCTACGCCGAGTATCTCGCATCGATTGCCTCGTGGTTGCGCAGTGAACAAGTTTATAGCGCGCAATCACTTCATCTGCACAACAACTTGCCCATTGGTGAGGCGTGGTGGCAGAAAAAAGGGCTGGTGGTGATTGGCAGTTTGCCTCTGGCCGATGCACAAGCGGCGTTGGTCTTCGCCAAGCGGCTTGGCTGGCCAGTGCTGTGTGATGTGCAAAGTGGCGTGAGCTCTGAATGGGCAGGGTATGACCTCTGGCTACAAAACCCCAAAGCCTCTGCGCAACTTGCGCAGGCGGAGTTGGTGGTTCAGTTTGGCAGTCGTCTGGTGTCAAAGCGCTGGAATCAGTGGCTACCAACGCAGATCTCGAGTCAATGCAACTATTGGTATGTCTTTCCTCAGTTGGAGCGAAACAACCCTGCACATCTCCCGCAGAGACACTTTGTCGCCAGCGCGCAGCAGTGGCAGTGCCAAGCACTGAGTGAATGGCAAGGAGACTCGCCGCATTCGGGCTGGGCAGACGAGCTGAAATGGTACTCACAGCGCAGCCAATGGGTCGCCGAAAAAATTGCCAACCAGCCAATCAGTGAGCTCTCTCTTGCCTGCCAACTTGGGCAATGGGCAACGAGTACAACGCTTTTTCTGGGCAACAGTTTATTTGTGCGCTTAGCGGATATGGTGGCTCGGTTAGATGGCCGGGCTGTGTTTACCAATCGCGGCGCGTCGGGTATTGATGGCCTGTTTGCCACCGCAGCGGGTGTGCAGCGCGCGCAGCAACAGCCGCTTTTGATGATTTTGGGTGACACTTCTGCGCTGTATGATCTCAACTCCTTAGCGCTGTTTGCCCACAATCCACTCCCCGCGGTGCTGGTGGTGGTGAATAATGATGGCGGAGCGATTTTTGATCTCTTGCCTGTTCCCGCGCAGCAAAGGCAAAGTTTGTATCAAATGCCGCACGGCTTTGGTTTTGAGTTCGCTGCCCGCCAGTTTGCTTTGGCCTATGCTCGGCCACAAAACATGGCGCAATGCGGGCAAATGATTAAGCAGCATTTGGCCTCTGGCCAAGGCACCTTGCTAGTGGAAGTGAAAACCGCGCCACTTGAAGCCAGCAACGATGTTAAGGCTCTTTGCCGTGCCGTTGCCGAGCTCTAGTGTGACCGCGCCCACCTTGGTCTATTTACATGGCTTGCTTGGCAGCAGCGCCGATTGGGCGGCGCTGCAAGGTTGCCTCACTGAGTTTGAGCACGTCGCTATCGACTTGCCCGGCCATGGCGTTCACCAAGCCGTGCGTTGCCAAGATGCCCTCGCATGCGGCGAGTTTGTCGCGCAGCAAATGCAATCAATGATTAAGCCCGGCACGCCCCTGATTTTGCTCGGATATTCGCTTGGTGCGCGCATTGTGATGCAAAGTCTGGTGAGTCGACTGTTTGCCCAACTGAATCTGCAAGGGGTCATTTTGGAAGGTGGCCATTTTGGCCTTGCTTGCGTCTCAGAGCGAGAAGAGCGGCTACGAGCGGATACGCGCTGGGCAAATCGCTTTCGCCGCGAACCCATTGAGCAGGTATTGTCCGATTGGTATCAACAGCCGGTATTTTCCTCACTAAACCATGAGCAAAGACAAACTCTGATAACAAAACGTAGTGCTAATCTTGGCGCTGCCGTTGCAGATATGCTGTTATCGACTTCTCTTGGCAAGCAAGCGAACTTGCTAGCCGATATCCAGGCTCTTTCGCTGCCAGTGCATTATGTATGCGGTGCAAAAGACACGAAATTTAGCACATTGGCGTTGCAAAGCGGTTTGCCTTGTACGCCAATCAGTCAGGCGGGCCACAACGTTCATCAGGAACAGCCTATGGCGTTCGCGAAAACGGTCCGCGCATTTATTCAATCGGTTTATCAACGATAACCACAACGAAAACAATGGGAATCACCATGGCTAAAACCGTAGGCATCACCGAAGCAGAACTCTACGCCCCAGTCAGTTGGAACGACTGCAGCGCAGGCTATGAAGATATTCACTATCACAAGTCGGAAGATGGCATTGCTAAAATCACCATCGCGCGTCCTCAAGTGCGTAATGCATTTCGCCCGCAAACCGTTAAAGAGATGATCCAAGCGCTTGCAGATGCTCGCTATGACTCTAACGTCGGTGTGATTATTTTGACCGGTCTAGGTGAAGACGCGTTCTGTTCTGGCGGTGACCAAAAGATTCGCGGCGATTACGGCGGCTATAAAGATGACTCCGGAGTTCACCACCTAAATGTGCTTGATTTCCAACGTGATATTCGCACTTGTCCGAAACCCGTTATTGCGTCTGTCGCAGGTTGGGCGGTCGGTGGTGGTCACGTGCTTCATATGATGTGTGACTTAACCATTGCCGCTGACAACGCGCAATTTGGTCAAACTGGCCCTAAAGTTGGCTCATTTGACGGAGGGTGGGGCGCTTCCTACATGGCGCGCATCGTCGGTCAGAAAAAAGCGCGTGAGATTTGGTTCTTGTGCCGCTTCTATAACGCGCAAGAAGCGTTGGACATGGGCCTAGTGAATACCGTTGTCCCTGTTGAAGAATTGGAAAAAGAGACGGTGCGCTGGTGCCGCGAAGTGCTGCAACATAGCCCAATGGCTCTGCGCTGTCTGAAAGCGGCCCTCAACGCCGATTGCGATGGCCAAGCGGGGCTTCAAGAGTTAGCGGGTAACGCCACCATGATGTTCTACATGACCGATGAAGGTCAGGAAGGACGTAACGCTTTTAACGAGAAGCGTCGACCTGATTTCAATAAGTTCCCGCGCAATCCTTAATCGCCTCGCTTTATCGGCTGCAGCGCAGTGACTGGTTGCGTTGTGGCCGCACTTTTCTGCTCTTTGTGGTGCAACAAAGAGCAACGGGCGTTAAGAGATCAAGGAATAATCATGAAATCAGCCAAACTTTTTCGTTATACGCTGCCGATGGACAGCGGTGTGATTTTAAGAGATGAAAAGCTGACAGAGCGAGTCGGCTATGTTGTTGAGCTAAACCAGAATGGGCAACGAAGCTACGGTGAAATCGCCCCTTTACCCGGTTTTAGTCTCGAGTCGGTAGAAGAGGCGGGCATTCAGGCGCAAGCCCAGCTTGAACTTTGGCTAGCCGGGCAAGCGTTAGAGTTTGATGCTTTGTATCCTTCGGTCGCGTTTGGTCTGTCGATGGCGCTGTTGGAGCTTTCGGGAGCGCTACCTGTCGAGGGGAATTACCTTGCTGCGCCCTTATGTACTGGCGATCCTGACGAACTGCTGCCTATTTTGAGTGCCATGCCAGGAGACAAGGTAGCAAAAGTCAAAGTCGGTTTGTATGAGCCGATCCGTGACGGCATGCTGGTCAATCTGTTTTTGGAAAGCATCCCAGATCTCACGCTGCGTCTGGACGCCAACCGTGCTTGGACGCCAGAAAAAGCCAACAAATTTGCCCAATATGTTACCCCCTCTCTACGTCAGCGCATCGTTTTCATTGAAGAACCGTGTCAAAAGCCGGGCGACAGTTTGTCGTTTGCCATTAACACCGGTATCGCCATTGCGTGGGATGAGACTTTGCAAGAAGCGGTGAAGCGAGACGATTTTCGTCTGGAAGATTTAACGGGCGTGAAAGCGATCGTCATCAAACCGACCTTGATTGGCTCTGTGCAACGCTGTATCGGGTTGATCGAGCGTGCTCAGGCGCTTGGTATCAAAGCGGTTATCAGTTCAAGCCTTGAATCGAGCTTAGGTTTGAGCCAGTTGGCTCGGTTGTCCCACTGGAAACTGCCGAATGTCACCCCGGGATTAGATACCATTGGCCTGTTTAAAGCACAGTTGCAAATGGCGTGGCCGAGTTGTGAACTGCCAGTGACTCCTTTGTCTGAGCAGAACTTGGTTTGGCAGTCATGAACAACATCACAGTGCCTGCGGCACTGCCGATGTGGCGCCATTGGGCGCAAACAACCCCTTTTTCGCAGGCGCTGAAGCTGCCTGCTTGCTCACTCACTTGGCAGCAATTAGCCCAAGTGGTGGATAGCTACGCTGGATTCTTAGCAGAACAAGGCGTTACAAGCGACGAGGTGGTGACGCTGATTGGCAAAAATCGTCCGGAAAGTGTCTTGCTCTGTTTAGCCGCGCAGCAGTTAGGCGCTTTGGTGGCGTTTGTTATGCCTGCTCCAGCGAAGGTGCTGACAGCAAAACTCAACGCTCTTTATCGCCCTGAGCAGCGCCGTTTTATCTATTGCACGGCTTTTGGCGATTGCCCAGAGGTCGACGTTCAGCAAGATTGGGCTCAACTGCCACGTTTTCATCCGCAACTGCTGCACATGGCTGCATCTGACACGGAGCCGATGGCGTATCATTCCTCTCGCTTGGCAAGCGTGCTTTTTACCTCGGGCTCGACTGGCGCGGCCAAAGCGCTGGCGCACACTCATGCACAGCACTTTGCTTCTGCGCAGGGTTTACTGCAAGAGTTCCCCTTCACCTCGCAAGATTGCTGGCTGCTCTCTCTGCCGCTCTACCACGTTGCTGGCGTCGCCATTGTTTATCGTTGGTTGCTGGCTGGCGCGACGCTGAAAATAGGCCAGGGTGCACTTGCCGACGACATATTGTCGGTCACGCACGCTTCTCTGGTGGCAACGCAGCTTAAGCGCTTGCTGGATGCTGATGCCAGTCTATCGCTCACGCATGTCCTTCTGGGGGGCAGCCATGTTGAGCATTCGCTTGCAACCCGAGCGCAACAGCAAGGGATTGAAACTTGGCTCGGCTATGGCATGACTGAAGCGGCTTCAACCGTTACGGCCAAGGCAATCGATGGTATGAGCAATGCTGGGCATGTGCTGAAAAATCGCCAAGTGAAATTGGTTGATGGGCGGATTTATATTGCCGGACAAACCTTGGCGCAAGGCTACTACTATCAAGGTGGATTAACGCCTCTTACCGATGAGCAAGGCTGGTTTGACAGCAAAGATCTTGGTGAATGGCAGGATGAGGAGCTGCGGATCGTCGGCCGAGCGGACAACTTGTTTATCTCCGGCGGAGAAAACATCCATTGCGAAGAGATTGAAAGTGCGCTGTGTCAGCACGCTGAGATCGCCGCTGCGATCGCGGTACCGATTGCCGACGCCGAGTTTGGCCATCGCCCTGTCGCGGTGTTACAAACCACGGCACTCTTCGCCAAGCCAACCTACGATGCGCACTTAATGGGTAAGCTCGAAAAATTCAAGTGGCCAGTCGCTTATTATCTATGGCCCGTCTCACTACAAAGTGGCGCGATTAAACCAGCGCGCCATGAGATCAAACAGTGGTTGGAGCAAAGACTCGCAGAGGGTCGTTTGGCGAATTAGTCAATTTAGGAATGATTTAGTCGCAAAGGGAATTTCGCTTAGTTATAACTGTGAATCATAATCATCTGGGATTTGAAGATGATAAAGGTATAAGGTTATGGCTAAGCGAATTCTATTCGGCGTCGTACTGTTGCAAATCGGCGTCGCGCTCAGTAACGAAGGGCTCTATCGCTCCCTAGCGGAATTAACGGCCTTCCTCATTTTGTCGGCGCTGTTTGTGCTGCATCGCCAGCAAACGCTTGGCAATAATGGCATCACTCAATCGACGGAGAGCTAACGGAGCAGCAGCCAACCGAGTGATGTGCTCGATATCACCAGCCACAAACCAACGCCAAACAGCAGCGGTTTTGCGCCCGCTCTTTTGAGTTTTTCCACTGAAATACTGCACCCAATCAAAAATAGACACACAACCAATGCCTGTTTCGCTACGGCAAAGATACCTTGATAGATCCAGTCAAATTGCGGCAGGGTATCGCTGATGCCAATTGCCGCGCAGTACCACAAAATAAAATAGGGGATAACGACGCGTTTTGCTTGGTTGTCGCCTTTGCGCTGAAATAACCAAGCGCTGAGAAGCGCAATCGGTACTATCCAGAGCGCTCTCGCCAATTTTAACGTTGTTGCCGTGGTGAGTGCTTGCTCTCCATAAGCCGAAGCGGCACCAACGACGGAAGAGGTGTCGTGAATGGCAATCGCCGCCCAAGTGCCAAATGTCTGTTGATCTAAATCGAGCGCGTGACCAATCACCGGAAACAGGAACAGCGCCAGAGAGTTGAGCACGAATACGGTCGCTAGGGCGAGAGCGATCTGATCGTCTTTCGCTTTAATCGCAGGCGCCACGGCGGCAATAGCGCTGCCACCGCAAATCGCCGTACCTGTCGAGATCAGATAAGCGGTAGTGCTTTCTAGTCTGATCATCTTGGCTATTAACCAACCTAAGCTCAGCGTGCCAAAAATGGTGGCAACAATTAACCCGATACCATCGGCAGTGACGGCTAATGCTTGCTCGAAATGAATGCCAAAACCGAGGCCAATAATCGAGTAAGCGAGGAGCTTTTTGGTGTAAGTCGAGATGGGGAGATGCGAGGGTACGTAGCCACAGCTTGCGAGGAGAAAGCCGATCACCAGTGCCATCGGCGAGGAGACAAATGGCGTAAGGCAGCAAAACAGTGCAAGGCCAAAAACAAGCAAGTTTTTTTTCAAGAGAATCAGCGTAATCAAGGATCGGGGCGACAGTATAGCGTAACGCTACGATCAGCAAGTTTTAATGAATTGAACAAGTGTTCATCTAATCTGAACACTTGCGGTTATTTCCAATCGCCTCGCAGTGCCTGCACTTTCTCTTGCATCCGTGACGCTGAGGCGTCATTGGGTGGCACAGGTGCGCCGGCTTCTATCTCCAAGCGAGACCAAAAACGCTGTGGTAAGCCTTTACATGCTCTGCCACGAGCACGACTGAAAAAGCTGCCCCACAACCCTTTGATCGCCATCGGCATCACCGGAACTGGGCTGCGGCGTAAGATGAGGTCAATACCGCGCATAAAGGGCTGAATCTCTCCATCAGGGGTGAGCCGTCCTTCAGGGAAGATGCACACAATATGGCCTTCGTTCAACGCTTGTTCTACGTCATTAAACGCGCGGCGTATTGAACTGCGGTTAGAGGCGGAAATGGGGATTACTCCTGCGGTGCGCAAAAAGCGATTCAAGAGCGGCAAAGAGGCGTACTCTTCTTCCATCACAAACCGGATCAATCTCGGGCAGACCGCACTGAGCAGTAACGCGTCCATATAGCTGACGTGGTTGCACACGATGAGCATTCCGCCTTGTTCTGGCAAGTGGTGCAGATTTTTGTGTTTGACGCGATAGAGAGTGTGGGTCAGCAGCCAAACCAAAAAACGGACGACAAACATAGGTGCGGACAAGAACAGGTATGCTGCCACGAGTAAGTTGAGTAACGCTAGCAGAGCAAACAGCGACGGAATGCTCATCTCAATCACACTCAGGCAAATAATGCCGAGAATGGCACTGGCGACCATAAACAAGGAGTTGATGATGTTCAGCCCGGCGATCACCTGCGCCCGCTCGCTCTCTTTAGCTCGATGTTGCATCAGTGCGTACAACGGCACAATAAACAGTCCGCCACAAGCGCCAATCATCAACAGATGAAAAAACAGAGGCCAAAGTGGTTCAAAGCCAATGAATTCAGCGAAGGTTTGGAACTGTGGTAAACCCTCTTGAATGGCGGTGGCCATTTGGTAACCGAAAATGGTCATGCCGATGGCACCAATCGGTACAATGCCCACATCGATACGTTGTTTGGACAGTGTGTTACACAAGAGAGAGCCGAGCGCAATGCCGACAGAAAAGAGTGCCAAAAGAAATGAGACTGCGCTCTCGCTGCCATTGAGATAGTGCTGGGTAAAATTAGGGAACTGAGTCAGATAGGCTGCGCCTAAAAACCAGAACCAACTGATCGCCAGTGTGGCCTTAAAAATGACCGGATCCGCTTTACTAATAGAGAGTGTGTGCTTGGTCTGGCGATAAGGTTGCCAGCGAAATTTAATATTGGGCGCGCTGGCCGCAGCCATCGGAATCGCGCGACTCGAAAGGTAGCCAAACAGAGCGAAGATCACCACACTCAGCGCAGCAATGTATTTTGCCTGTTCAGCAGAGGCAATAATGCCTGCGCCAAGCGTACCGAGCAAAATGGCGATAAAAGTGCCCGCTTCAACCAGTGCGTTGCCCGGCAACAGCTCTTTAGTCGTTAATTGTTGCGGCAATAACGCGTATTTGACTGGCCCAAAAAATGCCGATTGGGTGCCCATCAAAAAGAGTAAAAGCAGCAAAACGCCGTAGCTTTCGGTAATAAAGCCAATTGCACCAAGCAGCATGATGGCAATTTCAAATAATTTAACTTTGCGGATAAACCACGACTTTTCGTATTTATCGGCCAACACACCGGCGGAGGCGGAAAATAGGAAAAAAGGCAGAATAAAAAGTCCTGCCGCTAAATTGATAAATAGATTGCTTGAAATTGGTAGCGCACCTGTGCCCGCAAAAGCAACAAACAGCAACAAAACATTCTTAAAGATATTGTCGTTAAAAGCGCCGAAGAATTGTGTGACAAAATAAGGCAAAAACTTTCGTTGTGTTAACAGCGAAGGTTGTCGATTGCGGGACATGATTAAGCCTTGTGGTTACCAGTTGGCAAGATAATTAGACAATAGATTGTTAATCAGCTGTTTGCCATCTACCGGTTCGGCTGAAAAAAACTTGTCGTCGACGCTTAAGAGTGTAATACCATGCACTCCGGACCAAAGCACTCGGCTGGCTTGCAATACTTCAGAGGGATTATGCTCAGGGCTTATCTGGATGAGTAAAGATTCCAGCATGCCTGTCATGTGATCGATTCGCTTCGCTTGCCACTCTGGTAGTTCAGCGCCGTTCATGTTGTGTTCGAAAATCAGTTGCCACCGGTATGGGTTACGTTGGGCGAAATCATGGTAGCAATAGGCGAGATTAAACAGCGCTTGCTTACTGTCCGGAGAATTTTGCATGGCGGTCATGGCTTCGTTAGACAGCTCATCCAAGGTC
The Vibrio navarrensis DNA segment above includes these coding regions:
- the menB gene encoding 1,4-dihydroxy-2-naphthoyl-CoA synthase: MAKTVGITEAELYAPVSWNDCSAGYEDIHYHKSEDGIAKITIARPQVRNAFRPQTVKEMIQALADARYDSNVGVIILTGLGEDAFCSGGDQKIRGDYGGYKDDSGVHHLNVLDFQRDIRTCPKPVIASVAGWAVGGGHVLHMMCDLTIAADNAQFGQTGPKVGSFDGGWGASYMARIVGQKKAREIWFLCRFYNAQEALDMGLVNTVVPVEELEKETVRWCREVLQHSPMALRCLKAALNADCDGQAGLQELAGNATMMFYMTDEGQEGRNAFNEKRRPDFNKFPRNP
- the yfbR gene encoding 5'-deoxynucleotidase, with translation MKESHFFAHLARMKLIQRWPLMRSVSTENVSEHSLQVAFVAHALALIKNKKFAGNVNPERIALMAMYHDTSEVLTGDLPTPVKYYNPDIAKEYKKIEAAAEKKLLSMLPEEFQDDFRPFLLSEEAPQDEANIVKQADSICAYLKCLEELSAGNHEFALAKKRLDITLAERDTPEMVYFLQTFAPSFELSLDEIS
- the menD gene encoding 2-succinyl-5-enolpyruvyl-6-hydroxy-3-cyclohexene-1-carboxylic-acid synthase → MKHDQALLNRVWCQVLLEELRRFGVQQVCVAPGSRSTPLTLEADANPNLHLHTHFDERGLGYLALGLAKASGKPVAIIVTSGTAVANLLPAVAEAGLTGEKLVLLTADRPVELVDCGANQAIRQVGIFAPHVCAELDLPSPTTSIGLPWLLTSVDQVMHRQAAAGHAVHINCPFPEPLYSDGNKALYAEYLASIASWLRSEQVYSAQSLHLHNNLPIGEAWWQKKGLVVIGSLPLADAQAALVFAKRLGWPVLCDVQSGVSSEWAGYDLWLQNPKASAQLAQAELVVQFGSRLVSKRWNQWLPTQISSQCNYWYVFPQLERNNPAHLPQRHFVASAQQWQCQALSEWQGDSPHSGWADELKWYSQRSQWVAEKIANQPISELSLACQLGQWATSTTLFLGNSLFVRLADMVARLDGRAVFTNRGASGIDGLFATAAGVQRAQQQPLLMILGDTSALYDLNSLALFAHNPLPAVLVVVNNDGGAIFDLLPVPAQQRQSLYQMPHGFGFEFAARQFALAYARPQNMAQCGQMIKQHLASGQGTLLVEVKTAPLEASNDVKALCRAVAEL
- a CDS encoding isochorismate synthase; amino-acid sequence: MFEVDLSYFHQAIGQLIERVKNAGEDESRLIEPIDTALKFTLIDWLEAQPIFPKFYWHSRDGREQVVALGQLHTFTEPAPAYAILAPGQRVWGGRSFDGLSEKNRRCMSSFFFLPQIELLQQDGKLSLAVNLGAERSRLLASLRKLVCDISLLAPLAAHICHIDHLPSQDQWQSLVDKVLHGIEQNAFKKVVLARKTSVQLDTPLCASQLLKASAQHNHHSFHFMLSLDRKHSFIGSTPERLYLRHDRELHTEALAGTIGRGVNATHDLELANWLAQDAKNLNENQYVVDDIVERLTPHAETVQVEADPRLVRLRKVQHLKRDIHARLKEGVNGVQLLSALQPTAAVAGLPRQASMQFILDNEPFSRGWYAGSVGYLSHDKAEFCVAIRSALIVDDELQLFAGAGIVPGSIAEHEWAELDKKMSTLLSLIAEYPPLGVAS
- the menH gene encoding 2-succinyl-6-hydroxy-2,4-cyclohexadiene-1-carboxylate synthase, coding for MLRLFAVPLPSSSVTAPTLVYLHGLLGSSADWAALQGCLTEFEHVAIDLPGHGVHQAVRCQDALACGEFVAQQMQSMIKPGTPLILLGYSLGARIVMQSLVSRLFAQLNLQGVILEGGHFGLACVSEREERLRADTRWANRFRREPIEQVLSDWYQQPVFSSLNHEQRQTLITKRSANLGAAVADMLLSTSLGKQANLLADIQALSLPVHYVCGAKDTKFSTLALQSGLPCTPISQAGHNVHQEQPMAFAKTVRAFIQSVYQR
- a CDS encoding pyridoxal phosphate-dependent aminotransferase, with protein sequence MQNIGMSSKLDNVCYDIRGPVLKHAKRMEEEGHKILKLNIGNPAPFGFDAPDEILVDVIRNLPTSQGYCDSKGIYSARKAVVQHYQRKGIRSLDVEDVYVGNGVSELIVMAMQALLNNGDEMLVPAPDYPLWTAAVSLSGGKAVHYLCDEESDWYPDLEDMKKKITPKTRGIVLINPNNPTGAVYSRDFLLQMIEIARQHKLMIFADEIYDKVLYDGAVHTSVATLTDDVLVMTFNGLSKAYRVCGFRGGWMFLTGPKHLAQGYINGLDMLASMRLCANVPMQHAIQTALGGYQSINELILPGGRLLEQRDRAWELINQIPGVSCVKPKGAMYLFPKIDVKKYNITDDQKMVFDFLVQEKVLLVQGTGFNWPKPDHFRIVTLPHIEDLETAIGRFERFLHTYRQ